A region from the uncultured Draconibacterium sp. genome encodes:
- a CDS encoding DUF4625 domain-containing protein has protein sequence MSLKIILSRFAFIVLLATACSDDGQIDKEKPVIDNSFANAFPTNCDTIYFGEAFNLKLLFSDNVELGSYSIDIHNNFDHHSHSTEVAECSLSPKKDPENPFVFIDDYSIPEGLKDYKTNMSVSIPADNQVGLFDEGDYHFFVSLTDKEGWSTQMGLSIKIKYR, from the coding sequence ATGAGTTTAAAAATTATACTTTCGCGTTTTGCGTTTATCGTACTACTTGCCACAGCCTGTAGCGATGATGGTCAGATTGATAAAGAAAAACCGGTCATAGATAATAGTTTTGCAAATGCCTTCCCCACCAATTGCGACACCATTTACTTTGGCGAAGCATTTAACCTGAAACTACTTTTCTCTGACAATGTGGAATTGGGTTCGTACAGCATCGATATCCATAATAATTTCGACCATCATTCGCATAGTACTGAAGTAGCGGAGTGCAGCCTTAGTCCCAAAAAAGACCCGGAGAATCCATTTGTATTTATTGATGATTATTCTATTCCCGAAGGTTTAAAAGATTACAAAACAAATATGTCGGTTTCAATTCCGGCAGATAACCAGGTGGGATTGTTTGATGAAGGTGATTATCATTTTTTTGTTAGTTTAACCGATAAGGAAGGCTGGTCGACTCAAATGGGTTTGAGTATAAAAATTAAATACCGATAG
- the nrfA gene encoding ammonia-forming cytochrome c nitrite reductase has protein sequence MTTKSKRHPLLNWGIFIATIIVVFLLGLLASSILERRAEAAYVNVPKNKINQFDPRNEVWGENYPREFQSYYATADTSFRTKYNGNAMIDMLEVDPRLVVLWAGYGFAKDYNQGRGHYYAVTDLQNTLRTGAPKGPNDGPMPTTCMTCKSPDVPRLMNERGVAQFYTGKWAELGPEVVNPIGCGDCHDAENMNLRITRPALIEAFERMGKDINKASHQEMRSLVCAQCHVEYYFKKETAPGANYLTFPWDNGFSAEAMEEYYDKLEFADWTHALSKAPMLKAQHPGYEVYMTGIHAQRGVSCADCHMPYKSEGGQKFTDHKMQSPLNNIANSCQVCHREEAGTLMANVYERQDKIIENRDKLEELVVRAHVEAKKAWDLGANEAQMKDILQGIRHAQWRWDYAAASHGGSFHSPVETSRVISTAIDIAQETRIKLARLLADLGHNQEIPYPDISTKAKAQEFIGLDMKKLNSEKQEFLKTVIPEWEKQAEEREKGYDIVASNPK, from the coding sequence ATGACTACAAAATCAAAACGCCATCCGCTGCTTAACTGGGGAATTTTTATTGCTACCATAATCGTAGTTTTCCTTTTGGGCCTGCTGGCTTCTTCTATTCTGGAACGACGTGCTGAAGCTGCTTATGTAAATGTTCCGAAGAACAAAATCAATCAGTTTGATCCGCGAAACGAAGTTTGGGGCGAGAACTACCCCCGCGAATTTCAATCGTATTATGCTACTGCTGATACCTCTTTCAGAACCAAATACAACGGCAATGCCATGATTGATATGCTTGAAGTTGATCCCCGGTTAGTGGTACTTTGGGCAGGTTATGGTTTTGCAAAAGACTACAACCAGGGTCGCGGGCACTATTATGCAGTTACCGATTTACAAAACACGCTACGAACCGGGGCTCCCAAAGGCCCTAATGACGGGCCAATGCCAACAACCTGCATGACCTGTAAAAGCCCTGATGTACCGCGTTTGATGAACGAGCGCGGGGTAGCACAATTTTATACCGGCAAATGGGCAGAACTGGGACCTGAGGTGGTAAACCCCATTGGTTGCGGCGATTGCCACGATGCTGAAAACATGAACCTGAGAATTACACGCCCTGCACTTATTGAAGCCTTTGAGCGCATGGGAAAAGACATTAATAAAGCCAGCCACCAGGAAATGCGTAGTTTGGTGTGCGCGCAATGTCATGTTGAATATTATTTTAAAAAAGAAACAGCACCCGGCGCCAACTACCTCACTTTTCCGTGGGATAATGGCTTTTCGGCCGAGGCAATGGAGGAATACTACGACAAACTCGAATTTGCCGACTGGACTCATGCCTTAAGCAAAGCCCCGATGTTAAAAGCGCAACACCCGGGCTACGAAGTATACATGACCGGTATTCATGCTCAACGTGGTGTTTCGTGTGCCGATTGCCACATGCCTTACAAAAGCGAGGGTGGACAAAAATTTACCGACCACAAAATGCAGTCGCCCTTAAACAACATTGCCAATTCGTGTCAGGTATGCCACCGCGAAGAAGCCGGCACTTTAATGGCCAATGTTTATGAACGACAGGATAAAATTATTGAAAACCGCGATAAGTTGGAAGAACTGGTTGTGCGCGCCCATGTGGAGGCTAAAAAAGCCTGGGACCTCGGTGCCAACGAAGCACAAATGAAAGACATTCTTCAGGGAATACGCCACGCCCAATGGCGCTGGGATTATGCTGCTGCCAGCCACGGTGGATCTTTCCACTCGCCGGTTGAAACCAGCAGGGTTATTTCTACCGCTATTGATATTGCGCAGGAAACTCGCATAAAACTTGCCCGTTTGCTTGCCGATCTTGGTCATAACCAGGAGATACCCTACCCCGATATTTCAACTAAAGCAAAAGCACAGGAGTTTATCGGACTGGATATGAAAAAGCTCAATTCAGAGAAACAGGAATTCCTAAAAACGGTTATTCCGGAATGGGAAAAACAAGCTGAAGAACGCGAAAAAGGCTACGACATCGTTGCTTCAAACCCAAAGTAA
- a CDS encoding nuclear transport factor 2 family protein produces the protein MKNFFRLSAILTCTIFFSLMLSCSNDDSDDDTAQLQQERLEIGRALLEVQAPEVADILPYYTDDIEYHDPIVDINGIEDMTAFLNQLILGASPNLVTIIEDETLIGDIYSATWTMSGDFLNSPYQAKGISIFKFLPNATQVYYQRDYYSEGDIMATIPGLDEAIGGFRAYYRCAVDPTFDCPFPPSALNIENSALQAVNKSVNDQLTVGRQLVEIHAGNWTDVIPALAADYEYHDPIVDIYGPDTMALFLARLFAGSSDLYTTVEDETLVDDIYMATWTMAGEFNGAPFSAPGMSIVKFVEGTTQSYYSRDYYTEGDVMLGVPELADAVNGFRIYYRSAVDPGFEGP, from the coding sequence ATGAAAAATTTTTTCCGACTATCAGCCATTCTCACCTGCACTATTTTTTTCTCATTAATGCTGTCTTGTTCAAACGACGACTCTGATGACGATACAGCTCAGCTCCAACAGGAGCGATTGGAAATTGGGCGTGCCCTGCTTGAAGTACAGGCCCCTGAGGTAGCCGACATTCTGCCTTATTACACCGATGACATAGAATACCATGACCCCATAGTTGACATCAACGGTATTGAGGATATGACCGCTTTCCTGAATCAGCTTATTTTGGGGGCATCGCCTAATCTTGTTACCATTATTGAAGATGAAACGCTTATCGGCGACATCTATTCGGCAACGTGGACCATGTCGGGCGATTTTCTTAATTCACCCTACCAGGCAAAGGGTATTTCTATCTTTAAATTTTTGCCTAACGCTACGCAAGTATATTATCAACGCGATTATTATTCGGAAGGGGATATAATGGCAACAATACCCGGATTGGATGAAGCAATTGGGGGATTTAGGGCCTATTACCGTTGTGCAGTTGACCCCACTTTCGATTGTCCGTTTCCTCCTTCAGCTTTAAATATCGAAAATTCAGCTTTACAAGCTGTGAATAAGTCGGTTAATGATCAACTGACAGTTGGACGCCAACTGGTTGAAATACATGCCGGAAACTGGACGGATGTTATTCCTGCATTGGCGGCCGATTACGAATATCACGATCCCATTGTTGATATTTATGGCCCTGATACCATGGCTTTGTTTCTGGCACGTTTGTTTGCCGGTTCGTCGGATTTATACACTACTGTTGAAGACGAAACACTGGTTGACGATATTTACATGGCGACCTGGACAATGGCCGGCGAATTTAACGGAGCTCCGTTTAGTGCACCCGGTATGTCGATAGTTAAGTTTGTTGAAGGTACAACCCAAAGCTATTATTCGAGGGATTATTATACCGAAGGAGATGTTATGCTTGGAGTTCCGGAACTTGCCGATGCCGTAAATGGTTTTCGTATATACTATCGTAGTGCCGTAGACCCTGGCTTTGAAGGCCCATAG
- a CDS encoding DUF4625 domain-containing protein, translated as MNKRVFLVAIILGAATLFTACEDDGDLALPEITIMELGEGSSHSNDHTAIIGGEVHIEVEIIAEGKINTVQIIIHSEGEHKSVVDGGEWELDTTYTKFSGLKNTTFHEHLEIADWAEPGEYHFDFIVTDLEGNQSSADAELELVEE; from the coding sequence ATGAACAAGAGAGTATTTTTAGTAGCGATTATTTTAGGAGCAGCAACACTATTTACAGCTTGCGAGGATGATGGTGATCTAGCCTTGCCCGAAATTACGATAATGGAATTGGGCGAAGGAAGTAGCCACAGTAATGATCACACTGCAATAATTGGTGGCGAAGTACACATTGAAGTTGAAATTATTGCAGAAGGAAAAATAAACACCGTGCAGATAATTATCCATTCAGAAGGCGAACACAAATCGGTGGTTGACGGTGGCGAATGGGAACTTGATACAACTTATACCAAATTTTCGGGTTTAAAAAATACAACCTTTCACGAACACCTTGAGATTGCTGATTGGGCTGAACCGGGAGAATATCATTTCGATTTTATTGTTACCGATTTGGAAGGCAACCAATCTAGTGCAGATGCTGAATTAGAGCTAGTAGAAGAGTAA
- a CDS encoding PepSY domain-containing protein, translating into MSRKRFIKTCKKLHKWPAIIIAFIAILFATTGIVMNHRQLFSGISVSRKLLPENYRYNNWNLAAVRGSLAWNNSTLIFGNTGVWKSDDNLQTFTDFNQGFPQGIDNRKIYSMASFSNHFFAGTHMGLYKRRFDERKWKKVPLPVKKERIADVICKDDELLVLTRHYLLKSTNGQQFNTIKLPEPLHYQQKTGLFTTMWQLHSGELFGTPGKLFVDLLGLVTIFLSLSGLLHFFFPKLIKRVKHKHKQKAAFIKTKKRNLSWHNAAGYGFVLFLLINTFAGMHLRPPLLIAIAPKQVGIIPGTHLDSPNPWFDKLRRIYWDEERQQYIFSTSDGFYFAEESLSKNLRPAPLQPPVSVMGCNVLKPIGTHHLMIGSFSGMYLWNLQNGGISNYFSGETYQAPQSMTRPIGANTVSGLVQCKNKSWWFDYSRGAIELNAKNQKSTFGAMPENIRQASPMALWNVALEIHTGRIFEHLVGSFYILFVPLAGVCIMLVLLSGLYLWWKLHRKKPTSAEKK; encoded by the coding sequence ATGTCCAGAAAGCGTTTCATAAAAACTTGCAAGAAATTACATAAATGGCCGGCCATAATTATTGCTTTTATTGCCATTTTATTTGCAACAACAGGAATTGTTATGAACCACCGGCAACTTTTTTCTGGAATTTCGGTTTCACGAAAGCTGCTTCCCGAGAACTACCGCTACAACAACTGGAACCTGGCAGCCGTGCGTGGTTCGTTGGCTTGGAACAACAGTACTCTTATTTTTGGAAATACCGGGGTGTGGAAATCTGACGATAATCTGCAAACCTTTACTGACTTTAACCAGGGTTTTCCGCAAGGAATTGACAACAGAAAAATTTATTCCATGGCAAGCTTTTCCAACCACTTTTTTGCAGGTACACATATGGGGCTTTACAAGCGGCGATTTGATGAACGAAAGTGGAAAAAAGTGCCTCTTCCGGTAAAAAAGGAACGCATTGCCGATGTAATCTGCAAAGATGATGAATTGCTGGTGCTCACCCGGCATTATCTGCTAAAGAGTACGAACGGACAACAATTCAACACGATTAAACTTCCCGAACCACTTCATTATCAACAAAAAACAGGGCTATTTACAACAATGTGGCAGTTGCACAGCGGCGAACTGTTTGGAACGCCCGGAAAACTTTTTGTTGATTTGCTGGGGCTGGTTACCATTTTTCTTTCGTTAAGCGGATTGCTGCACTTTTTCTTTCCAAAGTTGATTAAACGCGTAAAACATAAGCACAAACAAAAGGCGGCATTTATTAAAACCAAAAAACGCAACTTAAGCTGGCACAACGCCGCAGGGTATGGATTTGTGCTTTTTTTACTCATAAACACTTTTGCAGGGATGCACCTGCGCCCTCCACTGCTAATTGCCATTGCGCCAAAACAAGTGGGCATAATTCCGGGTACCCACCTCGACAGTCCCAATCCGTGGTTTGATAAATTACGACGTATTTACTGGGATGAAGAAAGGCAACAATATATTTTTTCTACTTCCGATGGTTTTTATTTTGCTGAAGAGAGTTTGAGTAAAAATCTTCGGCCTGCTCCTTTACAACCACCAGTTAGTGTTATGGGGTGTAATGTGCTAAAACCTATAGGCACGCACCACCTAATGATTGGTTCGTTTAGCGGAATGTATTTGTGGAACTTGCAAAATGGTGGTATAAGCAACTATTTTAGCGGAGAAACATACCAGGCACCGCAGAGTATGACACGGCCTATTGGTGCAAATACTGTAAGCGGACTGGTGCAGTGCAAAAACAAAAGCTGGTGGTTCGATTACAGTCGGGGCGCGATCGAGCTAAACGCCAAAAATCAGAAGTCAACATTTGGCGCCATGCCTGAAAATATACGACAAGCATCTCCAATGGCTTTATGGAATGTGGCCCTGGAAATACACACCGGACGAATTTTTGAACACCTGGTAGGCAGCTTTTATATTTTGTTTGTACCACTAGCAGGCGTTTGTATTATGCTTGTGCTGCTTAGTGGACTGTATTTGTGGTGGAAACTACACCGAAAGAAACCGACCAGTGCTGAAAAAAAGTAA
- the nrfH gene encoding cytochrome c nitrite reductase small subunit: MLQKLLPPEKWRLPVLLVLSILVGLVAFILYISKAHSYLSDKPETCTNCHIMAPQYATWNHSSHREVAHCNDCHVPHNNVFNKYYFKAKDGLRHATMFTLRMEPQVIFIHEAGKEVVHNNCIRCHQQQITDPKLASSVEAHTAHMQDRPCWECHREVPHGRVNSLSSVPNAKVPLPSSPVPDWLKTYIKNN, from the coding sequence ATGCTGCAGAAACTACTTCCTCCCGAAAAATGGAGATTACCGGTGCTGCTTGTACTAAGCATTCTTGTTGGCCTGGTAGCGTTTATCCTGTACATTTCAAAAGCACATTCTTACTTATCCGACAAACCAGAAACCTGCACAAACTGCCACATTATGGCACCGCAATATGCCACATGGAACCACAGTTCGCACCGCGAGGTTGCCCATTGCAACGACTGCCATGTTCCGCACAATAATGTTTTTAACAAATATTATTTTAAAGCGAAGGATGGATTGAGACATGCCACAATGTTTACACTACGAATGGAACCACAGGTAATTTTTATTCATGAAGCGGGAAAAGAGGTGGTACACAACAATTGCATTCGCTGCCACCAGCAACAAATTACCGACCCCAAGCTGGCTTCGTCGGTTGAAGCGCACACGGCACACATGCAAGACCGCCCTTGTTGGGAATGCCACCGCGAAGTACCCCATGGCCGGGTAAACAGCCTGTCGAGTGTTCCCAATGCCAAAGTGCCGCTCCCTTCCAGCCCGGTTCCCGATTGGTTAAAAACGTATATTAAAAATAACTAA
- a CDS encoding alginate export family protein, whose product MTRLKYIVLMVFGLGIAHFAQAQFTLSGEFRPRTELSHGYKSLASENQDASTITAQRTRLNAGYSNEFIKTSLVLQDVRRWGNQAQLVSNEDYAVSLHQAWAEILFSKEFSLKAGRQELVYDDSRIFGNVGWAHQARSHDVAVFKYEKDLKLHFGIAHHENGDITNSDYNGPDAYKDLQFIWFNNSWEKAALSLLFLNNGVPAIEDGEQKNKFSQTMGGHVNGRIKTIQLVSNLYYQTGKHVSGASISAFNFLAEASLATFTLGFEHLSGSAYDDTDYKSFTPLYGTNHKFNGFMDYFYVGNHIGSVGLNDLYLKYNYSKNKLAFDAHLHYFGAAAEIAANADKYLGTEIDLALGWTVNPMAKISFGLSGMFAGESMELLKGGDSSASQYWGYVMLAINPTFIK is encoded by the coding sequence ATGACAAGATTAAAATACATCGTTTTGATGGTATTTGGCCTGGGTATTGCCCACTTCGCACAAGCGCAGTTTACGCTATCAGGCGAGTTCAGGCCCCGCACAGAATTGAGTCACGGATACAAAAGCCTGGCTTCTGAGAATCAGGACGCCTCAACTATTACCGCACAACGCACACGCTTAAATGCCGGTTATTCAAACGAATTTATAAAAACCAGCCTGGTTTTGCAGGATGTGCGCCGGTGGGGAAATCAGGCCCAACTGGTAAGCAACGAAGATTATGCAGTTTCATTACATCAGGCCTGGGCCGAAATACTTTTCAGCAAGGAATTTTCGTTAAAAGCCGGGCGACAGGAATTGGTGTACGACGACTCACGTATTTTTGGTAACGTAGGCTGGGCTCACCAGGCACGATCGCACGATGTAGCGGTTTTCAAATACGAAAAAGACCTTAAACTTCATTTTGGAATTGCCCACCACGAAAATGGTGATATAACCAACAGCGACTACAATGGCCCCGATGCCTACAAAGACCTGCAATTTATCTGGTTTAACAATAGCTGGGAAAAAGCAGCTTTAAGCCTGCTATTCCTGAACAACGGGGTGCCGGCAATAGAAGATGGCGAGCAAAAAAATAAATTCAGCCAAACGATGGGCGGACATGTTAATGGCAGGATTAAAACAATTCAACTGGTATCGAACCTGTATTACCAAACCGGCAAGCATGTTTCCGGCGCATCTATTTCGGCTTTTAACTTTCTGGCAGAAGCGAGCTTAGCAACTTTCACCCTCGGCTTCGAACACCTGTCGGGAAGTGCTTATGATGATACGGATTATAAATCGTTTACCCCATTGTATGGCACCAACCATAAGTTCAATGGTTTTATGGATTATTTTTATGTGGGTAACCATATCGGGTCGGTTGGTTTAAACGATTTGTACCTGAAATACAACTACAGCAAAAACAAACTGGCTTTTGATGCTCATTTGCATTATTTTGGAGCAGCAGCTGAAATTGCTGCCAATGCGGATAAATACCTGGGAACAGAAATCGATCTGGCATTAGGCTGGACTGTAAATCCAATGGCCAAAATATCCTTCGGACTGTCGGGAATGTTTGCAGGAGAATCGATGGAATTATTAAAAGGTGGCGATAGTTCGGCAAGCCAATATTGGGGCTATGTAATGCTGGCAATAAACCCAACGTTTATCAAATAA